A window of the Halichoerus grypus chromosome 2, mHalGry1.hap1.1, whole genome shotgun sequence genome harbors these coding sequences:
- the RPL27 gene encoding large ribosomal subunit protein eL27: MGKFMKPGKVVLVLAGRYSGRKAVIVKNIDDGTSDRPYSHALVAGIDRYPRKVTAAMGKKKIAKRSKIKSFVKVYNYNHLMPTRYSVDIPLDKTVVNKDVFRDPALKRKARREAKVKFEERYKTGKNKWFFQKLRF; the protein is encoded by the exons ATGGGCAAGTTCATGAAACCCGGGAAGGTGGTGCTGGTCCTGGCCGGACGCTACTCCGGACGCAAAGCGGTCATCGTGAAG AACATTGATGATGGCACCTCAGACCGTCCCTACAGCCATGCTCTGGTGGCTGGAATTGACCGCTATCCCCGCAAAGTGACAGCTGCCATGGGCAAGAAGAAAATCGCCAAGAGGTCGAAGATCAAGTCTTTTGTGAAAGTTTATAATTACAATCACCTCATGCCCACCAG GTACTCTGTGGATATCCCCTTGGACAAGACTGTTGTGAACAAGGATGTCTTCAGAGACCCTGCTCTTAAACGAAAGGCCCGACGAGAGGCCAAGGTCAAGTTTGAGGAGAG GTACAAGACCGGCAAGAACAAGTGGTTCTTCCAGAAGCTGCGGTTTTAG